A stretch of the Saccharolobus caldissimus genome encodes the following:
- the lysS gene encoding lysine--tRNA ligase, producing the protein MNWDERRVKIVEELRKIGIEPYPHKYEITHSIKNIRQIAASYDKKSHEPFMLNISTAGRVANIRRHGKASFVDIFDEGERLQLYLRIDELKEKYEEFFRYIGRGDIIGVKGDLFYTMKGELSLLVKDYKLLAKALIEPPDWTKLSPEFRYAHRYVDFLYNDNARKAMEIRYSIIKEIREYLYSKDFIEVETPIIQPVYGGALAKPFKTHINYLDEDWYLRIALELYLKRYIIGGFNKVFEIGKVFRNEDIDVTHNPEFTLLELYWAYADYNDIMNLTEDMIRHVARKVLGTTKITYGKYQIDLESPFKRVTMYEVLSEALGKNVENMSDDELKELMKKYNLVPRGNRYIRGLMIEKLFDKLVTPNLISPTFVTDYPIETTPLCKPHREKKGLVERFEMFVAGMELANAYTELNDPILQDRLFREEQEMFKRGDEEAHPYDKDFIRALSYGMPPTGGLGIGIDRLVMLFTNNYSIKEVIPFPMISSKVILEDD; encoded by the coding sequence ATGAATTGGGACGAAAGAAGAGTTAAAATCGTTGAGGAACTTAGAAAAATAGGTATAGAGCCTTATCCTCATAAATATGAAATTACACATTCAATTAAAAATATTAGACAGATTGCAGCTTCCTACGATAAGAAATCTCATGAGCCATTCATGTTAAATATATCAACAGCTGGAAGAGTTGCAAATATAAGAAGACATGGTAAAGCCTCTTTTGTAGATATATTCGATGAAGGGGAAAGACTACAATTATACTTAAGAATAGATGAGCTTAAAGAGAAATATGAGGAGTTCTTCAGATATATAGGTAGAGGAGATATTATAGGAGTAAAAGGTGATTTATTCTATACAATGAAGGGAGAATTAAGTTTATTAGTTAAAGATTACAAATTACTTGCTAAGGCTTTAATAGAACCTCCAGATTGGACTAAACTTTCACCAGAATTCAGATATGCCCATAGATATGTGGATTTCCTTTACAATGATAACGCTAGGAAGGCTATGGAGATAAGATACTCTATAATTAAGGAGATAAGAGAATATTTATATTCCAAAGATTTCATAGAAGTTGAAACGCCAATTATTCAACCAGTATATGGTGGAGCCTTAGCTAAACCCTTTAAGACACATATAAACTATCTTGATGAAGATTGGTATTTGAGAATAGCACTGGAATTGTATTTAAAGAGATATATAATTGGAGGTTTTAATAAAGTCTTTGAGATAGGTAAAGTCTTCAGAAATGAAGACATAGATGTGACTCATAATCCAGAATTTACATTGCTTGAACTCTACTGGGCGTATGCTGATTATAATGATATCATGAATTTAACTGAGGATATGATAAGACATGTAGCTAGAAAAGTATTAGGTACTACTAAAATAACTTATGGGAAATATCAGATAGATTTAGAATCTCCGTTTAAGAGAGTTACAATGTATGAAGTACTGTCTGAAGCTTTAGGTAAAAATGTTGAGAATATGAGTGATGATGAACTTAAGGAATTAATGAAAAAATACAATTTAGTTCCGAGAGGAAATCGATATATTAGGGGTTTAATGATAGAGAAATTATTCGACAAATTAGTTACTCCAAATCTCATAAGTCCCACGTTTGTAACTGATTACCCTATAGAGACAACTCCCCTTTGTAAACCTCATAGAGAGAAGAAAGGTTTAGTTGAAAGATTTGAGATGTTTGTAGCTGGGATGGAACTTGCAAATGCTTATACCGAATTAAACGACCCTATCTTGCAAGATAGGTTATTTAGAGAAGAACAAGAGATGTTTAAACGGGGAGACGAAGAAGCACATCCTTATGACAAAGACTTTATAAGAGCGTTAAGTTACGGTATGCCTCCTACTGGTGGTCTAGGAATAGGAATTGATAGACTAGTTATGTTATTTACTAACAATTACAGCATAAAAGAAGTTATTCCTTTCCCCATGATTAGTAGTAAAGTTATCCTGGAGGACGATTAG
- a CDS encoding DUF1122 family protein, whose product MLELDNLYLSKQLKLVVKDVKNTYIRELISFTLFLNTGELIARCSYFRGRGAYTPWLEMDYNPILRNKGLEVNLFKIIYNVLEPNSKLFVTYIRDIQTITMLHKGVHPVETPLGFSLLSAGFTWFKNWYFPEGGNEGFPKLQGNKPLNIVDAIRQLEEIKKEVKNDLVKIKVDELIDNYRKSGNRLIHWEIT is encoded by the coding sequence ATGCTTGAGCTAGATAATTTATATTTAAGTAAACAGTTAAAGTTAGTAGTAAAGGATGTGAAAAATACTTATATAAGGGAATTAATATCATTTACACTTTTCCTAAATACTGGGGAATTAATTGCTAGATGTAGTTATTTTAGAGGAAGGGGAGCCTATACTCCCTGGTTAGAAATGGATTATAATCCTATTTTAAGAAATAAAGGCCTAGAAGTAAATTTATTTAAGATAATATATAATGTATTAGAGCCTAATTCCAAATTATTTGTAACGTATATTAGAGATATTCAAACTATAACAATGCTACATAAGGGAGTTCATCCGGTTGAAACACCTCTAGGCTTTTCGTTGCTTTCAGCTGGATTTACATGGTTCAAAAATTGGTATTTTCCAGAAGGTGGAAACGAAGGCTTTCCTAAGCTGCAAGGCAATAAACCGTTAAATATAGTTGACGCAATTAGGCAATTAGAGGAAATAAAGAAAGAAGTTAAAAACGATCTAGTTAAGATAAAGGTGGATGAGTTAATTGACAATTATAGGAAATCCGGAAATAGGCTTATACACTGGGAAATTACCTAA
- a CDS encoding nucleotidyltransferase domain-containing protein: MQVDYSETHWKILAQKRKIAIEILRMLMSKGMEGYVYGSVARGDVNDKSDIDIVVFNPNYIILDTLEVHHKYIIQATPNSVPKAYLSLDEDEEVVISFPLGKLKRNELEFYSFGGLIDLKGLEEKKRVIGVNKNLMIIIPTENGHMELPLNGNEDYAAKLLKISVDTIRERERLLTKRADKGHTGIYLRYDLDGNESIYDAFAKIYKSNKYFRRMINA; this comes from the coding sequence GTGCAAGTAGACTACAGTGAAACTCATTGGAAGATACTAGCTCAAAAAAGAAAAATTGCCATTGAGATACTTCGAATGTTAATGAGTAAAGGAATGGAAGGATATGTCTATGGCTCAGTGGCTAGAGGAGATGTAAATGATAAGAGTGATATCGATATAGTAGTGTTTAACCCAAATTATATTATACTAGATACTTTAGAAGTCCATCATAAATATATTATACAAGCTACTCCTAATTCAGTACCTAAAGCGTATTTATCTTTAGATGAAGATGAAGAAGTTGTAATTTCATTTCCTTTAGGTAAATTAAAGAGAAATGAATTAGAATTTTACTCATTTGGAGGGTTAATAGATTTAAAAGGTTTAGAAGAGAAAAAAAGGGTAATAGGAGTTAATAAAAATCTAATGATAATTATTCCCACAGAAAACGGTCATATGGAATTACCACTGAATGGAAATGAAGATTACGCAGCAAAGTTACTAAAAATATCTGTTGATACGATACGTGAAAGAGAGAGACTATTAACTAAAAGAGCTGATAAGGGACATACTGGAATTTACCTTAGATATGATTTAGATGGTAATGAAAGTATATATGACGCTTTTGCTAAGATTTATAAAAGTAATAAATATTTCAGAAGGATGATAAATGCTTGA
- a CDS encoding DNA-binding protein — translation MEREFLERFTLSELILVLLSKQCMTLEELEEKTGTKKNVLLVYLTRLSKRGLITRKWRKFAGIKVREYCLKYRDELA, via the coding sequence ATGGAAAGGGAATTTCTTGAACGATTTACCTTGAGCGAATTAATCCTAGTCCTTTTATCTAAACAATGTATGACATTAGAGGAATTAGAAGAGAAGACTGGAACTAAAAAGAACGTCTTGCTAGTTTATTTAACTAGGCTAAGCAAAAGGGGCTTGATAACAAGGAAATGGAGAAAATTTGCTGGCATAAAAGTAAGAGAGTATTGTTTGAAATATCGTGATGAGTTAGCGTAA